One genomic window of Coffea eugenioides isolate CCC68of chromosome 1, Ceug_1.0, whole genome shotgun sequence includes the following:
- the LOC113776706 gene encoding uncharacterized protein LOC113776706, with protein sequence MFAQIAVGIVGGFLVWAYLSMKPAPPKICGSPDGPPVTSPRVKLSDGRYLAYKEAGVSKEQAKYKIILIHGFDSSKDMILPISQDLINELQIYLLSFDRAGYGESDPYPKRSVKTEAYDIQELADKLHIGPKFHIFGISMGAYPVWGCLKYIPHRLSGVALVVPFVHYWWPCLPAELSKHSLRKLLVQDQWVFRVAHYTPWLLNWWMTQKWFPSLSIMEGKTDILSSQDLEILKQLSGVLNDGQEKVRQQGLYESLYRDILAGYVQWEFDPTDIADPFPNKEGSVHLWQGYEDRIIPFEINRYISEKLPWIRYHEVPDAGHLLTFNGSLCESIVRELLTA encoded by the exons ATGTTTGCACAAATAGCAGTGGGAATAGTAGGGGGTTTTCTGGTCTGGGCTTATCTTTCAATGAAGCCTGCTCCTCCAAAAATATGTGGTTCCCCTGATGGCCCTCCAGTGACTTCACCTAGAGTCAAACTCAGTGATGGGAGATATTTGGCCTACAAAGAGGCTGGTGTTAgcaaggaacaagctaagtACAAGATCATTCTCATTCATGGCTTTGACAGCTCCAAAGATATGATCCTGCCAATTTCACAA GATCTGATAAACGAGCTCCAGATATACCTTCTGTCATTTGATCGTGCAGGGTATGGGGAGAGTGATCCATATCCAAAGCGCTCAGTAAAGACTGAAGCATATGATATTCAAGAGCTAGCTGACAAGTTGCATATTGGCCCAAAGTTCCATATATTTGGCATCTCCATGGGAGCATATCCTGTTTGGGGTTGTCTGAAATACATCCCTCACAG GTTGTCAGGAGTTGCACTGGTAGTTCCATTTGTTCACTACTGGTGGCCTTGTCTCCCCGCCGAACTATCCAAACATTCCCTTAGGAAGCTACTTGTTCAAGACCAATGGGTATTTCGAGTAGCACATTACACCCCATGGTTGCTTAATTGGTGGATGACCCAAAAATGGTTCCCATCCTTAAGTATAATGGAAGGAAAAACAGATATTTTAAGCAGCCAAGATCTTGAGATATTAAAGCAGTTGTCAGGTGTCTTAAATGATGGACAG GAGAAAGTGAGACAGCAAGGTCTTTATGAATCTCTCTATCGTGATATACTAGCCGGTTATGTGCAGTGGGAATTTGATCCCACTGATATAGCTGATCCATTTCCAAATAAGGAGGGCTCAGTTCATCTTTGGCAAGGCTATGAAGATAGAATTATCCCATTTGAAATAAATCGTTACATATCAGAGAAACTGCCATGGATTCGATATCACGAGGTTCCTGATGCTGGACATTTGCTGACCTTCAATGGCAGCTTATGTGAATCCATAGTGAGGGAACTTTTGACTGCATGA